CGCGCGTACGGCGCGGTCGAGTTCGGGATGGCGCAGCCAGTGGGCGCTGAACGTCGGGCTGGGCGCAAACCCGCGCAGCAGTTTGTGCTCGCCCTGCGCGCCGGCCTCGAACAGCGGAATGCGCCGCGCGATGCAGCGCTCGATGCCCTGATAGGCCGCCAACTCGAAGTGCAGGCAGTCCACGTCGACCGTGCTGCCCCAGTACCGGCCGTACAGCGCGCGCTCGGTCTCGAGATAGATCGCGCCGGCGATCGTGCGCGCGCCGCGGCGCGCCCGCACGAACTGCACCCGATGGGGCAGATACGCGCGCAGTCGGTCGAAAAACCCCGGCCGCAGATACGCCTGCCCCCAGTGGCGGGCGACGTTGCGCCGGTACAGCGCGTCCATCGCCGCGACGTCCGCGTCCGTCAACGCGCCACCGGCCACCCAGTCGATCGCATCGACCGCCTCGGCCGCGCGCCGCCGCTCCTTGCGAAACTGCTTGCGCTTGCGCGACGACAGCCGCGCGAGGAAGTCGTCGAACGACGCATACCCGGCGTTGTGCCAGTGGAATTGGTAGCTCGCGCGCGCCGCATATCCCATGCGGGCCAACGCCTGCTGCTCCGCCTCGGTACAAAACAACCAGTGGATGGAGTGGCACCCGACGAGGTCGGCCACCTCGCGCACGCCGTGCACGAGTGCATGGACGACGGCCTCCTCGTCGCTCACGTCCGGGTGCACGAGCAGCCGCCGGCCCGTGGCGGGCGTCACTGGCGCGGCCACGACGAGTTTCGGAAAGTACGGGATGCCGGCGCGCTCCGCGGCCCGCGCCCACGCGAAATCGAAGATGTACTCGCCGTAACCGTGCAGCTTGACGAACGTGGCGACCGCGCCGGCGAGCCGACCCGGCTCCGTCTCGGCGAGCACGTAGCGCGGAATCCACCCGGTGTCGGCGCCGATCGACCCGCTGTCCTCGAGCGCGCGCAAAAACCCGTGTTCGAGAAACGGCGACGGCCCATGGTCGAGCGCGTCCCACGCGGCGGCATCGACCGCCGCCACGCTATCGACGACGCGAAGCGTCAGCGAAAGTTGTCCGGCACCGATGTCCTGCGGTATAGCACGGTCGTCGGAGGCTACCGATGGTGAAGCTGGCGTGCTCGACCGTGTTTGCCCTGGTGCTGGCCGCCGCGTGTGGCGGCGGTGACGACGACGACGACGCGACGGTCGACGCGGCCCCGGCCCCCGATGCCGACGTCCGCGGCACCGTGAGCTTCGCGTGGTCGCTGTCCGACGGCAGCGGCCCGATCACCTGTGACGACGTCGGCGCCGACGCGGTGTCGATCAGCCTCCTGCCGGTCGGCGTTCAAGGGGGCACCAGCGACGTCAGCGGCTGCCCGAACGGCGCGAGCTCCGGCACGTTCCAAAGTCGAGGCGTGCCGCCGCGCGACTACGACGTCGAGATCACGATCAGCGCGGCGCAGGGGGACCTGATCGACGAGCCAATTCGCTTCAAGGGTGTCACGGTGGCGCCGGCGCAGGACACCGCGCTAGGCGACGTCGAGTTCGTCGTCGATCCCGTCGGCAACCTGACGTTCTCCCTGCGCGCGCTCGAGCCGGGCGGCAACTGCGCGCCAGTCGACGACGACGGCGCCGCCATCACCAAGTTCGAACTCGAACTGTCCCAGGGAGGGACGTGCGTACCGGTCGACTTTGCGATCCACGACCCGACCGGCGTACTCGAAGCGACCTACGCGACGACGTGTGCCGGCGAGCAGCACGATGCGTGCATCCCCGAGGACCGAGAGCTGCGCGTCGCGGACATCGGATCGGGGCCGACCCGACTGTCGGTCGTCGGCTATCGCGACGGCGATCTACCGTGTTACGTCACGACCGCTGACATCGACGTGCCGGGCAACGACCTCACCGCGGCGGTCGGCGCGATCTCCATCCCGCTCGACATGAGCAACGACGCGTGCGCGCCGCCGATGCCGTAGTCGCCGAGTTCCGCGCCCGCCGCGCGGTCGCGATCATGCGCTGGCCGGACCGGCGCGTCGCGGCCGACGCGATGGCCGCGGCGGTGCGCGCCGGGTTTCGCCTCGTCGAGTTCACGCTCGGGACGGACGGCGCCCTCGACTTGATCGCGCAGTTCGCGGAGAACCCGGACTTGACGGTCGGCGCCGGAACGGTTCTGACCGCCGACGAGGTGCGGGCATGCGTCGACGCGGGCGCACAGTTCGTCGTGTCGCCGGTCGTGGATGTCGGCGTGATCGAACAAGCGGGGCGCCTCGGTGTCGCCGCCGTACCCGGCGCCCACACGCCCACCGAGATGTGGACCGCGTACCGCGCCGGCGCCCCGATGCAGAAGCTGTTTCCCGCGGCCGCCGGCGGCCCGGAGGCGGTCCGCGCCATCCTCGGGCCGCTGCCGTGCCTGCGCATCGTGCCGACCAACGGCGTCACCGCCGCCAACGTGCGCGACTACCTCGATGCCGGCGCGTGGGCGTGCGGATTCGTCCGCGCGGTGTTCGATCCCGGCGCGATGGCCGCCCGCGACTTCGCCGCAGTGGAGCGCGCCGCCGCGGCGGTGATCGCGCAGGTCGCCGCCTGCCGCGGCGGCGGCGCGCCAGGGTGACGCCGGCCGGCGCGCAGGGCAGCGCCCCGGGTGCGCGCGACCCGCGCCGCCGTGACGGATGGCTCCCGCGCGCGGCGGGTGCGCGACCGGCCCCGCCGCGGCGGGTGGCTGTCGGCGCGCACGCGCCCGCCGCGGCGGGGAGGACGTGTCGCGAAACGTAGGATGTCGCCCTCCATCGCACCCCCGCCTGCGGATGGCGCAACCGATTGTTTTTACACAGTAAATCACTTTCATCTGGACACCGGCCGCGCACTTGTGTCATGCCCCGACCATGCAGTGCGGGGGTTTCTGGATGGCGGCGGGCCTGACCGTCGTGGCGGGCGCGTGCTCGTTCGACCCGACGGCACCGGGCCTGCCCTCGCGCACCGGTCCCGACGCGACCGCCGGCGGTGGCGACTCCGACGCCGGACTGCCCGACGCCGCAAGCCGGCCGCCCGCCGACGCGGAGCCGCCGCCGCCCGAGGAGGGCGTCGCCCGCAGCGTGCGCGGTACGCCTGACGTGTCGGACGCGCGGTTCGAGGAGTGGGCCGGCGTGCCGGCCTACGAGTTCCGGATGGGCGACGCGGCCGACTACCACGGTCGCGCCGGCTACACGCCGTCGGCCCGGCTCACGTTCGCGTCGATGCACGACGACGAGCACGTCTACTTTGCGCTCCAGGTCACCGACGATCAGGTCGTCGAAGGCGGCTCCCCGTTGTGGACGTTCGATTCCGTCACCCTGTACCTGGATGCCGGCGGCGACCGCGCGGGGCAGTTGGGCGCCGACGATCACGAGATCACGATCGGCGCCAACGCCATGTACAGCGACTTCACGCCGAGCGATCCGAGGGCGAAGCTCTCCGGCACCGCGCGGCGCACGGCGGATGGCTATGCGCTCGAGATCGGCGTGCGCATCGATTCGCTCGCGGACGCGCCGATGCCGAGCACGATCGGGTTCGATATCGCGATCAACGACAACGACGGCAGCAGCGACGCGGCGTTCGGGCTGTGGTACGTCAATCCCGGTCCACACTGCGAAGACTGTTGCGAAGGTTGGTCCCACCCGGAGCCGTGGTGCGACACGACCGTGTTCGGCCGGCTGATCCTCGAGTGACGTCGCGTCAACGCGACGCGGCCATCCCCTCCCGCCAGGTCGGGTAGCGCAGCGCGACCCCCAGCTCGCGCTTGAGGCGCCGGTTCGATACGCGGCGGTTGGCGGTGAGCATCGCCGCGATCGTCGGATCGACCTCGCCGACCGGCACACGCGGCGGCGGCGGTACGCCGAGGCGGCGCGCCACCTCCGCGGCGACGACGGCAGACGGCGCGGGTTCGTCGTCGCACACGTTGTAGATACGCCGCGGCAGCCGCGCGATCGTTCCTGCCGCAACGATCGCAGACACCAGATCGTCGACGTGAATGCGACACACGAACGTGTCGCCGTCGCCTACGATGCGGTATGTGCCAGCCGCCAGCCGCGCCGCGATCCCGCGCCCCGGCCCGTAGATGCCGGCCGCTCGCAGCGCGACCGCATCGACGCCGGCCTCGGCCGCCGCATCCAGCACGGCGGTCTCCGCGGCGAGGCGCAACCGGCCGCGCTCCGACGCCGGCGC
This region of Deltaproteobacteria bacterium genomic DNA includes:
- a CDS encoding GNAT family N-acetyltransferase produces the protein MAAVDAAAWDALDHGPSPFLEHGFLRALEDSGSIGADTGWIPRYVLAETEPGRLAGAVATFVKLHGYGEYIFDFAWARAAERAGIPYFPKLVVAAPVTPATGRRLLVHPDVSDEEAVVHALVHGVREVADLVGCHSIHWLFCTEAEQQALARMGYAARASYQFHWHNAGYASFDDFLARLSSRKRKQFRKERRRAAEAVDAIDWVAGGALTDADVAAMDALYRRNVARHWGQAYLRPGFFDRLRAYLPHRVQFVRARRGARTIAGAIYLETERALYGRYWGSTVDVDCLHFELAAYQGIERCIARRIPLFEAGAQGEHKLLRGFAPSPTFSAHWLRHPELDRAVRAFIAREAQEVAAQMRAYATYLPYRRD
- a CDS encoding 2-dehydro-3-deoxyphosphogluconate aldolase, which gives rise to MRAADAVVAEFRARRAVAIMRWPDRRVAADAMAAAVRAGFRLVEFTLGTDGALDLIAQFAENPDLTVGAGTVLTADEVRACVDAGAQFVVSPVVDVGVIEQAGRLGVAAVPGAHTPTEMWTAYRAGAPMQKLFPAAAGGPEAVRAILGPLPCLRIVPTNGVTAANVRDYLDAGAWACGFVRAVFDPGAMAARDFAAVERAAAAVIAQVAACRGGGAPG
- a CDS encoding NAD-dependent epimerase/dehydratase family protein, which encodes MCALGKDWTVVGAGYTGARLARRLVAGGSRVVVTRRERDAARSVAAPLGPAARAVAVDLAEAGGLANAIEPGAVVAMLAPPGPASPEAERRAVAVAAAAGAARIVYVSSTGVYPPSADGAWMDEDTPPAPASERGRLRLAAETAVLDAAAEAGVDAVALRAAGIYGPGRGIAARLAAGTYRIVGDGDTFVCRIHVDDLVSAIVAAGTIARLPRRIYNVCDDEPAPSAVVAAEVARRLGVPPPPRVPVGEVDPTIAAMLTANRRVSNRRLKRELGVALRYPTWREGMAASR